One region of Mesomycoplasma ovipneumoniae genomic DNA includes:
- a CDS encoding SGNH/GDSL hydrolase family protein, translating into MKKNISKPDFSKAFKIFLSFGTLSLAISGITLIGIKNRDKTEHFNIPVTHSDQQTEKLLDQINYLSIGDSISAGFNWDYSLDLRGKIDGNNKINGLSYPAFFASFIQKIKPNALKSFDNLALSWTTVTDWLYLLNPENEFYKHSDKTHFHFNYHLDKKLDSPYGEQIREVFGDFNSNSYPKLHKKIQNSNLLTLSLGANDLIEAIDFRTIAKPMQKLATKAEVNFEFDQNIEIANQKIYRNLQLLIQSLRKINPDLQIVLVGYNSLSSKIIKFFEKMLTNEIGVPENYADLIIQGLNSTIQKAAKSQKVNYVDLYNESIWQDKHSEFATNDLDIHPSTKGYKKMAQDLLFKLAFEQDLEFKNKANTKLQWDEKYVQKDINSYRRILNLGQNSEIFKALTVDNSPEKFISENSEIEKLTIQNIKKAENSPIQNFVNVILNNNFGAFLNRFIQLAVQNNSSVQKILTNFWQENQKTGASFTEILQKIFSSGFFSQIIDRFQSYVQDVTNNKNWEKATISGLVSHIFADFNEKQIIDVLNTVVTSEFADNNPEKIKDLIFASIFGQTIVQDLLINNIIKIDLKNKEDLKIVFTFDSIRKLFSKIITDYHLRSKDYKNSQNFQEIIRTYLENPDNDNDNVAFIRNFISETLKHHESVQLLVTIINDNFEFNLNEADQTSIVDLLVSIADVVVRTNVWAKLNDQAAKNFLGVIKQIKTTDIAENITSIFSEQIYTNYSTFFKDSKNLLDLFHELLSFDLSQNQIDSLKKLLNKFYPILTKFDLSNFIDDSNPNFASFSFFFDSLKDFLSSNSFKPLADIVNQAINDFLINKSTYRQIDNLNRFGFQFLANNLPKLEENIYEFIARNVENGQFLTNLTSLISNSLGSQGLNEKSIATFTSIIELIFQDFQVKYQLWKQDRSASTDNLIFGFVKVALENFEAFYKENSDEYNSVKFRLNEAEKKQNPLEIEQYSRKIASLDEALSFQNFSSYFLNNFFTQDTIYTLLKNLASLDFKTKISDENLVLFFKNLFGQSFLHKQLLEKLNQNSFFSNPKIQNSLLNVLTNFFESKQVEQLLSKLIEYFFDKKAFELHPNFNSLVENFLKQNTQLIEQVFTLFLGDSSTWNSISEFLKVILQEYKLNLSENSVKTILDLVRDIFSKLKESTFDFSDQSKTHSPLIIKALISIIFDAISGNSTPKKPVLETLFDSFSVDIANNYYSTEQTNTLDNSENQSTISQDSIATLISEVVRSNPISEQIRAGLANIPQEYLESVMPIFDWFLQSPALKDLFNSYFKIVAKAEIQKPLNNLSLIKTLFEKQYFNKIIGEFIVKLDEKNDTLIDNFGTLAGKLFETQFEKTEFQPLFKLVKEIIQNNLDNFYKEEIDPKGLFSPEAATVNVSQDFSEAPANTQLFNDTSNTEESQNSSLTATSSEITSPQAEANYTKENALLTKFISVLSRLTSGDFSLSNFNLLLESEIANEEFIVELIKQVASVYNKIEQPEKDNLWKVITRIFQSKFFKEKINSLAIGDVSSFSLFSNLSQEKKQQIEPLLKDLLLQFLPDSANKVLIFRVFSYINKNLMAFKDVKTFSSLLASFLKDESATQTNQSQQQSDLQNNSEFLKSYLWYVVHFLVKNDKFSDLVIDVIASYLKLNLDDNKDYSSFKIEKPREILKKFLREFIGLGLENPLISGILDQIVDSIKNSDTTQQAKSFFETLFNKLDLSKVLNLDLVIKIEPKIDDSVQPTSQTETQNLINETNLSINTPKGQKISTQLFAEFFDTLFLTSPKWDSANKDNNSPILNELNNIQYTGISLKEVFGSGGNSGSGGNNGSGAGGKDSQLDAISKLFHKIWYSEKTKAKISIDNFKDTAKGRFLYRLVLILLFYTYESRISKLAVKTWAFYGGALSSYTASEIIRTSLQNGEQSNKTKNTDADYKNFIDKVIGNPVKIPGWVWNTYYKSSDLKLNDMLTMIYYNSENNRFSHDTGQPKLRDQIFQQIHDGTYPDKFENPTTTR; encoded by the coding sequence TTGAAAAAAAATATCTCCAAACCTGATTTTTCAAAAGCATTCAAAATCTTTTTAAGTTTTGGTACTTTATCTTTGGCCATCTCTGGAATTACTTTGATTGGTATAAAAAATCGCGATAAAACCGAGCACTTTAATATACCAGTAACCCATTCAGACCAACAAACTGAAAAACTTTTAGATCAAATTAACTATTTATCAATAGGTGATTCAATTTCTGCCGGTTTTAATTGGGATTATTCACTTGATCTCCGTGGAAAAATTGACGGAAATAACAAAATTAATGGACTCTCATATCCAGCCTTTTTTGCTAGTTTTATTCAAAAAATAAAACCAAATGCGCTTAAATCCTTTGATAATTTGGCTCTTTCTTGAACAACAGTCACTGATTGACTTTATTTACTTAATCCCGAAAATGAATTTTATAAACATTCTGATAAGACACATTTTCATTTTAATTATCATTTAGACAAAAAATTAGACTCACCATATGGCGAGCAAATTCGTGAAGTTTTTGGTGATTTTAATTCAAATAGCTACCCAAAACTACATAAAAAAATTCAAAATTCTAATTTGCTAACCCTTTCATTAGGTGCAAATGATTTAATCGAAGCTATTGATTTTCGCACAATCGCCAAGCCAATGCAAAAACTTGCAACAAAAGCTGAGGTAAATTTTGAATTTGACCAAAACATTGAAATTGCAAATCAAAAAATTTACAGAAATTTACAACTATTAATTCAAAGTTTGCGAAAAATCAACCCTGATTTACAAATAGTTTTAGTTGGATATAATTCTTTGTCTTCAAAAATTATTAAATTTTTTGAAAAAATGCTCACAAACGAAATTGGCGTTCCAGAAAATTATGCTGATTTAATAATACAAGGCTTGAATTCAACAATCCAAAAAGCCGCAAAAAGCCAAAAAGTAAATTATGTTGATTTATACAATGAATCAATTTGGCAAGATAAACACTCCGAATTTGCTACAAACGACTTAGACATTCACCCATCAACTAAGGGCTATAAAAAAATGGCCCAAGATTTGCTGTTTAAATTAGCCTTTGAACAAGACCTAGAATTCAAAAACAAGGCAAATACTAAATTACAATGAGACGAAAAATATGTCCAAAAAGACATTAATTCTTACCGTCGAATTCTAAATTTAGGTCAAAATTCAGAGATTTTTAAGGCTTTAACGGTCGACAATTCACCTGAAAAATTTATTTCAGAAAATTCTGAAATTGAAAAATTAACTATTCAAAATATTAAAAAAGCTGAAAACTCGCCGATACAAAATTTTGTAAACGTGATACTAAATAATAATTTTGGCGCGTTTTTAAACCGTTTTATCCAATTAGCTGTTCAAAATAATTCAAGTGTGCAAAAAATTTTAACTAATTTTTGACAAGAAAACCAAAAAACCGGTGCTTCTTTTACCGAAATTTTGCAAAAAATTTTCTCAAGTGGCTTTTTTAGTCAAATAATTGACCGTTTTCAGTCCTATGTCCAAGATGTAACTAATAACAAAAATTGAGAAAAAGCAACAATTTCTGGCCTTGTTAGTCATATTTTTGCTGATTTTAACGAAAAACAAATAATTGATGTTCTAAATACCGTTGTAACTTCTGAATTTGCAGATAACAATCCTGAAAAAATTAAAGATTTAATTTTTGCATCCATTTTTGGCCAAACAATTGTCCAAGATTTATTAATAAATAACATTATTAAAATCGACCTTAAAAATAAGGAAGATTTAAAAATTGTTTTTACTTTTGATTCGATAAGAAAATTATTTTCTAAAATAATTACTGATTATCATCTTCGGTCAAAAGACTATAAAAATTCACAGAATTTTCAGGAAATAATCCGTACTTATTTAGAAAATCCTGACAATGACAATGATAATGTTGCTTTTATCCGAAATTTTATCTCTGAAACACTAAAACATCATGAATCTGTTCAATTATTAGTAACAATTATTAACGATAATTTTGAATTTAATTTGAATGAGGCAGATCAGACTTCAATTGTTGATCTTTTAGTTTCAATTGCCGATGTTGTTGTTCGCACTAATGTTTGGGCTAAATTAAATGACCAAGCAGCAAAAAATTTCTTAGGCGTGATCAAACAAATCAAAACTACTGATATCGCTGAAAATATTACTTCAATTTTTTCAGAGCAAATTTATACAAATTACTCAACTTTTTTTAAAGATTCAAAAAATTTACTTGATTTATTTCACGAACTTCTAAGTTTTGACTTAAGTCAAAACCAAATTGATTCACTAAAAAAATTACTTAATAAATTCTACCCAATTTTAACAAAATTTGACCTAAGTAATTTTATCGATGATTCAAACCCTAATTTTGCTAGTTTTTCATTCTTTTTTGACTCACTCAAAGATTTTTTGTCTTCAAATTCATTTAAACCACTTGCTGACATTGTAAATCAAGCGATTAACGATTTTTTAATAAATAAAAGCACATATCGACAAATTGACAACTTAAATCGTTTTGGCTTTCAGTTTTTAGCTAATAATTTGCCAAAACTTGAGGAAAATATTTACGAATTTATTGCTAGAAATGTAGAAAATGGTCAATTTTTAACCAACCTTACTAGTTTAATTTCAAATTCATTAGGCTCACAAGGATTAAATGAAAAATCAATTGCAACTTTTACATCAATAATAGAACTAATTTTTCAAGATTTTCAAGTTAAATATCAACTTTGAAAACAAGATAGATCAGCTTCGACTGATAATTTAATTTTTGGTTTTGTAAAGGTAGCCTTAGAAAATTTTGAAGCTTTTTATAAAGAAAATTCTGACGAATATAATTCAGTAAAATTTCGTCTTAATGAGGCCGAGAAAAAACAAAATCCACTAGAAATTGAACAATATTCTCGTAAAATCGCTTCACTTGATGAAGCATTATCTTTTCAAAATTTTTCTTCATACTTTTTAAATAATTTTTTTACTCAAGATACAATTTATACACTCTTAAAAAATCTTGCAAGTCTTGATTTCAAAACTAAAATCTCAGATGAGAATTTAGTTTTATTTTTCAAAAACCTTTTTGGACAGTCATTTTTACACAAACAACTTCTTGAAAAATTAAACCAAAATAGTTTTTTTAGCAACCCTAAAATTCAAAATTCACTTTTAAATGTTTTAACTAACTTTTTCGAATCAAAACAAGTTGAACAATTACTTTCAAAACTTATTGAGTATTTTTTTGACAAAAAGGCATTTGAATTACATCCAAATTTTAATTCACTAGTTGAAAATTTTCTCAAACAAAATACTCAATTAATTGAGCAAGTTTTTACCCTTTTTTTAGGAGATTCTTCAACTTGAAATTCAATTTCTGAATTTTTAAAAGTAATTTTGCAAGAATATAAATTAAATTTGTCAGAAAATTCAGTTAAGACAATTTTGGATTTAGTGCGTGATATTTTTTCAAAATTAAAAGAATCAACTTTTGATTTTAGTGATCAATCAAAAACTCATTCACCATTAATAATAAAAGCTTTAATTTCAATCATATTTGATGCAATTTCAGGTAATTCAACCCCTAAAAAACCAGTTCTTGAGACTTTATTTGACAGTTTTAGCGTCGATATTGCAAATAATTATTATTCAACAGAGCAAACAAATACTTTAGATAATAGCGAAAATCAAAGCACAATTTCTCAAGATAGTATTGCAACTTTGATTTCCGAAGTTGTTAGAAGTAACCCTATTTCTGAACAGATTCGGGCAGGTTTAGCAAATATTCCACAAGAATATCTTGAAAGTGTTATGCCAATTTTTGACTGATTTTTACAATCGCCGGCACTAAAAGATTTGTTTAATTCCTATTTTAAAATAGTTGCAAAAGCAGAAATCCAAAAACCACTAAATAACCTTTCATTAATTAAAACATTATTTGAAAAACAATATTTTAATAAAATTATTGGTGAATTTATTGTTAAATTAGATGAGAAAAATGACACTTTAATTGATAATTTTGGAACACTAGCAGGAAAACTATTTGAAACTCAATTTGAAAAAACTGAATTCCAACCGTTGTTTAAATTAGTCAAAGAAATAATACAAAACAATCTTGATAATTTTTACAAGGAAGAAATTGATCCAAAAGGACTTTTTTCACCTGAAGCCGCCACTGTTAATGTAAGCCAGGATTTTTCTGAAGCACCAGCAAATACTCAACTTTTTAATGATACTAGTAATACTGAAGAATCCCAAAATTCTTCATTAACAGCAACTTCTAGCGAAATAACCTCGCCCCAAGCCGAAGCAAATTATACAAAAGAAAATGCATTACTTACAAAGTTTATTTCAGTTTTAAGCAGATTAACTAGCGGAGATTTTTCACTTTCAAATTTTAATTTGCTTTTAGAATCTGAAATTGCAAATGAAGAATTTATTGTTGAACTTATTAAACAAGTTGCATCAGTTTATAATAAAATTGAACAACCTGAAAAAGATAATCTTTGAAAAGTTATAACTAGAATTTTCCAATCTAAGTTTTTTAAAGAAAAAATTAATTCCTTAGCTATTGGTGATGTAAGTAGTTTTTCACTGTTTAGCAATTTGTCACAAGAAAAAAAACAGCAAATTGAGCCATTACTCAAAGATTTGTTATTGCAATTTTTACCAGATTCTGCAAACAAAGTTTTAATTTTTAGAGTTTTTAGCTATATAAATAAAAATTTAATGGCTTTTAAAGATGTAAAAACCTTCTCTTCCCTTTTGGCTAGTTTCTTAAAGGATGAATCAGCAACTCAAACCAACCAAAGTCAGCAACAATCTGATCTACAAAATAATAGTGAATTTTTAAAATCATATTTATGATATGTGGTGCATTTTTTAGTAAAAAATGATAAATTTTCTGATTTAGTGATTGATGTGATTGCCTCATATTTAAAGCTAAATTTAGATGACAATAAGGATTATTCTAGTTTTAAAATTGAAAAACCAAGAGAAATACTAAAAAAATTTTTAAGAGAATTTATTGGCCTTGGTCTTGAAAATCCCCTTATTTCTGGTATTTTGGATCAAATAGTTGATTCAATTAAAAATTCAGATACTACCCAACAAGCAAAAAGTTTTTTTGAAACCTTATTTAATAAATTAGACCTTTCAAAAGTTCTCAATCTTGATTTAGTAATCAAAATTGAACCAAAAATTGATGATTCTGTTCAACCAACTTCACAAACAGAAACCCAAAACTTGATAAATGAGACAAATTTATCAATAAACACACCAAAAGGACAAAAAATATCGACACAGTTGTTTGCCGAATTTTTTGATACACTTTTTCTCACCTCACCAAAATGAGATTCTGCAAATAAAGATAACAACTCTCCGATTCTAAATGAATTAAATAACATACAATACACCGGAATTTCATTAAAGGAAGTTTTTGGGTCCGGCGGAAATAGTGGATCCGGTGGAAATAATGGATCCGGCGCCGGTGGAAAAGATTCTCAATTAGACGCAATTTCAAAGTTATTTCACAAAATATGGTATTCTGAAAAAACAAAGGCAAAAATTTCAATTGATAACTTTAAAGACACCGCGAAGGGAAGATTTCTTTATAGATTAGTGTTAATCCTTCTTTTTTATACATATGAGTCAAGAATTTCTAAGCTTGCAGTTAAAACTTGGGCATTTTACGGTGGTGCTTTGTCTTCTTATACTGCATCCGAAATAATTCGTACATCGTTACAAAATGGCGAACAATCAAATAAAACTAAAAATACCGATGCTGATTATAAAAACTTTATTGATAAAGTAATAGGTAATCCTGTAAAAATTCCAGGTTGGGTTTGAAACACCTATTACAAATCTTCAGATTTAAAATTAAATGATATGTTAACAATGATTTATTATAATTCTGAAAATAATCGATTTTCTCATGATACCGGTCAGCCTAAATTAAGAGACCAAATTTTTCAACAAATTCATGATGGAACTTATCCTGATAAATTTGAAAATCCAACTACAACAAGATAA